In one Azospirillum sp. TSH100 genomic region, the following are encoded:
- a CDS encoding UDP-glucose/GDP-mannose dehydrogenase family protein, which translates to MRIAMIGTGYVGLVSGACFSEFGVHVTCVDKDAGKIERLKNGEIPIYEPGLDDLVARNVAAGRLSFTLDLKEAMQGVDAVFIAVGTPSRRGDGHADLSYVYGAAEEIAQNLDHYTVVVTKSTVPVGTGREVEAIIRRVRPDAEFDVASNPEFLREGSAIGDFMRPDRVVIGATSDRAGEVMRRLYRPLYLIETPIVVTSLETAELTKYAANTFLAAKITFINEIADLCEKVGANVHDVARGIGLDGRIGKKFLHPGPGYGGSCFPKDTLALVRTAQQVGSPLRIIETVVDINDKRKKQMAERIIAACGGSVDGKTVAVLGVAFKPNTDDMRDSPSLDIVPALQAAGAKVRAFDPAAMHEAEKLLPGVEWAKDAYGTLEGADCVAILTEWNEFRALDLRRVKSMLKRPVMIDLRNIYNPDDMAKAGFTYTSIGRPSPAGGMDRG; encoded by the coding sequence ATGCGCATTGCGATGATCGGCACGGGCTATGTCGGCCTGGTCTCCGGCGCCTGCTTTTCCGAATTCGGCGTGCACGTCACCTGCGTCGACAAGGACGCCGGCAAGATCGAACGGTTGAAGAACGGCGAGATTCCGATCTACGAGCCCGGCCTGGACGACCTCGTCGCCCGCAACGTCGCCGCCGGCCGCCTGTCCTTCACCCTGGATTTGAAGGAGGCGATGCAGGGCGTCGACGCCGTGTTCATCGCGGTGGGCACCCCGTCGCGCCGCGGCGACGGCCATGCCGACCTGTCCTACGTCTATGGCGCCGCCGAGGAGATCGCCCAGAACCTCGACCACTACACGGTGGTGGTGACCAAATCGACCGTTCCGGTCGGGACGGGACGCGAGGTCGAGGCGATCATCCGCCGCGTGCGGCCGGACGCCGAGTTCGACGTCGCCTCCAACCCGGAATTCCTGCGCGAAGGCTCGGCCATCGGCGACTTCATGCGGCCAGACCGCGTCGTCATCGGCGCCACGTCCGACCGCGCGGGCGAGGTGATGCGCCGGCTCTACCGGCCGCTCTACCTGATCGAGACGCCGATCGTGGTGACCTCGCTGGAGACGGCGGAGCTGACCAAATACGCCGCCAACACCTTCCTGGCCGCCAAGATCACCTTCATCAACGAGATCGCCGATCTCTGCGAGAAGGTCGGCGCCAACGTCCATGACGTCGCCCGCGGCATCGGCCTGGACGGCCGCATCGGCAAGAAGTTCCTGCATCCCGGTCCGGGTTACGGCGGATCCTGCTTCCCGAAGGACACGCTGGCGCTGGTCCGCACCGCCCAGCAGGTCGGCAGCCCGCTGCGCATCATCGAGACGGTCGTCGACATCAACGACAAGCGCAAGAAGCAGATGGCCGAGCGTATCATCGCCGCCTGCGGCGGGTCGGTGGACGGCAAGACCGTCGCGGTGCTGGGCGTCGCCTTCAAGCCGAACACCGACGACATGCGCGACAGCCCGTCGCTGGACATCGTCCCGGCGTTGCAGGCGGCGGGGGCCAAGGTGCGCGCCTTCGATCCGGCGGCGATGCATGAGGCCGAAAAGCTGCTTCCCGGCGTGGAATGGGCGAAGGACGCCTACGGCACCTTGGAAGGGGCCGATTGCGTCGCTATTCTCACGGAGTGGAACGAATTCCGCGCGCTCGACCTGCGTCGGGTGAAGTCGATGCTGAAGCGGCCGGTGATGATCGATCTGCGCAACATCTACAACCCCGACGACATGGCGAAGGCCGGCTTCACCTATACCTCCATCGGCCGGCCGTCGCCGGCCGGCGGGATGGACCGCGGCTAA
- a CDS encoding GNAT family N-acetyltransferase produces MAQAVTDNRAMNRFELAVGSQTAFANYRRDGQTLVISYVEAPPSLRGTGAAGRLMEGVVETARTEGLKIIPLCSYAALWIRRNRHDDLLA; encoded by the coding sequence ATGGCACAGGCGGTCACCGACAACCGCGCGATGAACCGGTTCGAACTGGCGGTCGGCAGCCAGACGGCGTTCGCCAACTACCGCCGCGACGGCCAGACCCTGGTGATTTCCTATGTCGAGGCCCCACCGTCGCTGCGCGGCACCGGCGCCGCCGGCCGCCTGATGGAAGGCGTGGTGGAAACCGCCCGCACCGAGGGCCTGAAGATCATCCCCCTGTGCAGCTACGCCGCGCTGTGGATCCGGCGCAACCGGCACGACGATTTGCTGGCGTGA
- a CDS encoding GNAT family N-acetyltransferase: MERSEAQGTDGYRVRVMSRAELDLAADWARLEGWNPGLHDAGAFHAVDPAGFLVGLLDGQPVASLSVVRYPGNFGFLGFYIVRPEARGRGYGWRLWQEGLRHLEGCTVGLDGVVAQQDNYRKSGFVLSHRNIRFGGSVPDEEMSGTALVDARTVPFDRLTTLDAELFPAPRPGFLANWIALPGATALAAVKDGAVAGFGVIRPCHSGFKIGPLYAANGGIARDLVLALGRAAGTGPVFLDVPEPNAAGVRLAEGLGLTPQFETARMYLGPAPATDLGRLFGVTSFELG, encoded by the coding sequence ATGGAGCGCAGCGAGGCGCAGGGGACCGACGGCTACCGGGTTCGCGTGATGAGCCGGGCCGAGCTTGATCTGGCGGCGGACTGGGCGCGGTTGGAGGGGTGGAACCCCGGACTGCATGATGCCGGCGCCTTCCATGCCGTCGATCCGGCGGGCTTTCTGGTCGGGCTGCTGGACGGGCAGCCGGTGGCCTCGTTATCCGTCGTCCGCTATCCCGGAAATTTCGGTTTCCTCGGCTTCTACATCGTGCGGCCGGAGGCTCGCGGGCGGGGCTATGGCTGGCGGCTGTGGCAGGAGGGGCTGAGGCATCTTGAGGGCTGCACCGTCGGTCTCGACGGCGTGGTCGCCCAGCAGGACAACTACCGCAAATCCGGTTTCGTCCTGTCCCATCGCAACATCCGTTTCGGCGGCAGCGTTCCGGATGAGGAGATGAGTGGAACCGCTCTGGTGGATGCGCGGACAGTACCGTTCGACCGGCTGACCACGCTGGATGCCGAGCTGTTCCCGGCACCGCGCCCAGGGTTTCTCGCCAACTGGATCGCTCTGCCGGGCGCCACGGCGCTGGCAGCGGTAAAGGATGGCGCGGTGGCCGGCTTCGGGGTGATCCGGCCGTGCCACAGCGGCTTCAAGATCGGTCCGCTCTATGCGGCCAATGGGGGCATCGCGCGGGATCTGGTGCTGGCGCTGGGGCGGGCGGCCGGCACCGGGCCGGTGTTCCTCGACGTGCCGGAACCGAACGCGGCGGGGGTGCGGCTGGCGGAGGGTTTGGGGCTGACGCCGCAGTTCGAGACGGCACGGATGTATCTCGGGCCGGCGCCGGCGACCGATCTGGGGCGGCTATTCGGGGTGACGAGCTTCGAGTTGGGGTGA
- the pgmG gene encoding phosphoglucomutase/phosphomannomutase PgmG yields the protein MSEAHTFHPTVLREYDIRGIVGKTLTPADARAVGRSFGTVVVRKGGKTVCVGYDGRLSSPELEEALVEGLVSTGLHVLRIGLGPTPMLYFATRDREAAAGIMITGSHNPPDYNGIKMMLGKGPVYGQQILELGTMAAKADWEQGQGSSEKIDVQDEYVTRLLKDYDGTRDLKIAWDAGNGASGEILRRLTAKLPGKHVLLFDEIDGNFPNHHPDPTVEANLVDLKKAVAEHGCDIGIGFDGDGDRIGAIDHKGRVVWGDQLVALYAADVLKSHPGATIIADVKASQALFDEIAKHGGNPLMWKTGHSLLKAKMAETGSPLAGEMSGHIFFADKWYGFDDALYCGVRLVGLVSKLDTTLAALRDGLPDMVNTPETRFQIDEERKFAVVEEVKGRVKASGAKVNDIDGVRVTTNDGWWLLRASNTQDVLVARAESYSHDGLERLKGALIEQLVASGLSAPSFEGGGSAH from the coding sequence ATGAGCGAAGCCCATACCTTCCACCCCACGGTGCTGCGCGAGTACGACATCCGCGGCATCGTCGGCAAGACGCTGACCCCGGCGGACGCCCGCGCGGTCGGCCGCTCCTTCGGCACCGTGGTGGTGCGCAAGGGCGGCAAGACGGTCTGCGTCGGCTACGACGGCCGTCTGTCCTCGCCGGAGCTGGAGGAGGCGCTGGTCGAGGGGCTGGTTTCCACCGGCCTGCATGTCCTGCGCATCGGGCTCGGCCCCACGCCGATGCTGTATTTCGCCACCCGCGACCGCGAGGCGGCGGCCGGCATCATGATCACCGGCTCGCACAACCCGCCGGACTACAACGGCATCAAGATGATGCTGGGCAAGGGTCCGGTCTATGGCCAGCAGATCCTGGAACTCGGCACCATGGCGGCGAAGGCCGACTGGGAGCAGGGCCAGGGCTCGTCGGAGAAGATCGACGTCCAGGACGAGTATGTCACCCGTCTGCTGAAGGACTATGACGGCACCCGCGACCTGAAGATCGCCTGGGACGCCGGCAACGGCGCGTCGGGCGAGATCCTGCGCCGCCTGACCGCCAAGCTGCCGGGCAAGCATGTCCTGCTGTTCGACGAGATCGACGGCAACTTCCCCAACCATCACCCGGATCCGACGGTCGAGGCCAATCTGGTCGACCTGAAGAAGGCGGTGGCGGAGCATGGCTGCGACATCGGCATCGGCTTCGATGGCGACGGCGACCGCATCGGCGCCATCGACCACAAGGGCCGCGTGGTGTGGGGCGACCAGCTGGTCGCGCTCTATGCCGCCGACGTGCTGAAGAGCCATCCGGGCGCCACCATCATCGCTGACGTCAAGGCCAGCCAGGCCCTGTTCGACGAGATCGCCAAGCATGGCGGCAACCCGCTGATGTGGAAGACCGGCCATTCGCTGCTGAAGGCCAAGATGGCGGAGACCGGCTCGCCGCTGGCCGGCGAGATGTCGGGCCACATCTTCTTCGCCGACAAGTGGTACGGCTTCGACGATGCGCTCTATTGCGGCGTGCGGCTGGTCGGGCTGGTCAGCAAGCTGGACACCACGCTGGCAGCATTGCGCGACGGCCTGCCGGACATGGTCAACACGCCGGAGACCCGCTTCCAGATCGACGAGGAACGCAAGTTCGCCGTGGTCGAGGAGGTCAAGGGCCGCGTCAAGGCGTCGGGCGCCAAGGTCAACGACATCGACGGCGTCCGCGTGACGACCAACGACGGCTGGTGGCTGCTGCGCGCGTCCAACACCCAGGACGTGCTGGTGGCCCGCGCCGAGTCCTACAGCCATGACGGGCTGGAGCGGCTGAAGGGCGCGCTGATCGAGCAACTGGTGGCTTCGGGGCTGTCGGCGCCGTCCTTCGAGGGCGGCGGGTCGGCGCACTGA
- a CDS encoding RluA family pseudouridine synthase, producing the protein MIPDSPLPDSLTPNGPVPETLTADQLRARILHRDEQCFVIDKPAGLAVHKAGRITDHLELYLPHLSEPGGEPPKLAHRLDRDTAGCLILGRTPWALKRFGQMFAAGHVEKTYWAVAEGIPERETGVIDLPLLKKIEPGAARSSWTILPDPSGQPAVTEYRVLGSGNGRSWLELRPRTGRTHQIRVHCAAIGCPLVGEPFYGPERRPPGTLHLLARSVAFRMAFEHAPVSTIAPAPEHMRDALSACGWQGE; encoded by the coding sequence ATGATCCCCGACTCGCCCCTCCCCGACTCGCTTACCCCCAACGGGCCCGTTCCGGAAACCCTCACCGCGGACCAGCTGCGCGCCCGTATCCTGCACCGGGACGAGCAATGCTTCGTCATCGACAAGCCGGCCGGTCTGGCCGTCCACAAGGCCGGCCGCATCACCGACCATTTGGAACTGTACCTGCCACACCTGTCGGAGCCCGGCGGAGAGCCACCTAAGCTTGCCCACCGGCTGGACCGCGACACCGCCGGCTGCCTGATCCTGGGCCGTACCCCCTGGGCGCTGAAGCGCTTCGGCCAGATGTTCGCCGCCGGCCATGTCGAGAAGACCTATTGGGCGGTGGCCGAGGGCATCCCGGAGAGGGAAACCGGCGTCATCGACCTGCCCCTGCTGAAAAAGATCGAACCGGGAGCGGCGCGTTCCTCCTGGACCATCCTGCCCGATCCGTCCGGCCAGCCGGCGGTCACCGAGTACCGGGTTCTCGGCAGCGGAAACGGCCGCTCCTGGCTGGAGCTTCGCCCGCGCACCGGCCGTACCCACCAGATCCGCGTCCATTGCGCCGCCATCGGCTGCCCGCTGGTGGGGGAGCCCTTCTACGGCCCCGAGCGCCGCCCGCCCGGTACCCTGCATCTGCTGGCCCGCTCCGTCGCCTTCCGCATGGCCTTCGAGCATGCCCCGGTCAGCACCATCGCCCCGGCGCCGGAGCATATGCGGGACGCGCTGTCCGCCTGCGGCTGGCAGGGGGAGTGA
- the galU gene encoding UTP--glucose-1-phosphate uridylyltransferase GalU gives MRKPVRKVVFPVAGLGTRFLPATKAIPKEMLPLVDRPLLQHAVEEARAAGIEDFVFVTGRSKRAIEDHFDADTELNRTLEERGKMDALEEVRHSEIAPGRCFYTRQQVPLGLGHAVWCARALIGNDPFAIVLPDDFVQGKTPCLKQMVEAYEEVGGNIVAVVDVPREKTSSYGILDVEKDDGRLATVRGLVEKPKPEEAPSTLSIIGRYILQPEIFDHLEKQQRGAGNEIQLTDAMAKLIGNQPFHGLRFEGTRYDCGDKVGFIEATLAHALNRPDMADKVRAMLRKYC, from the coding sequence ATGCGGAAACCCGTGCGCAAGGTGGTGTTCCCGGTCGCCGGTCTCGGCACGCGCTTCCTGCCGGCCACCAAGGCCATCCCGAAAGAGATGCTGCCCCTGGTCGACCGCCCCCTGCTGCAGCACGCCGTCGAAGAGGCGCGCGCCGCCGGCATCGAGGATTTCGTTTTCGTCACCGGCCGTTCCAAGCGCGCCATCGAAGACCATTTCGACGCCGACACCGAACTGAACCGCACGCTTGAAGAGCGCGGCAAGATGGACGCGCTGGAGGAGGTCCGCCACAGCGAGATCGCCCCCGGCCGCTGCTTCTACACCCGCCAGCAGGTTCCGCTGGGCCTCGGCCACGCCGTGTGGTGCGCCCGTGCCCTGATCGGCAACGACCCGTTCGCCATCGTGCTGCCCGACGACTTCGTCCAGGGCAAGACCCCCTGCCTGAAGCAGATGGTCGAGGCCTACGAGGAGGTCGGCGGCAACATCGTCGCCGTCGTCGACGTGCCGCGCGAAAAGACCAGCAGCTACGGCATCCTGGACGTCGAGAAGGATGACGGCCGTCTGGCCACCGTCCGCGGCCTCGTCGAGAAGCCGAAGCCGGAAGAGGCGCCGTCGACCCTGTCGATCATCGGCCGCTACATCCTGCAGCCGGAAATCTTCGACCATCTGGAAAAGCAGCAGCGCGGCGCCGGCAACGAGATCCAGCTGACCGACGCCATGGCCAAGCTGATCGGCAACCAGCCCTTCCACGGCCTGCGCTTCGAAGGCACCCGCTACGACTGCGGCGACAAGGTCGGCTTCATCGAGGCGACGCTCGCCCACGCGCTGAACCGGCCGGACATGGCCGACAAGGTGCGTGCCATGCTGCGCAAATATTGCTGA
- a CDS encoding GNAT family N-acetyltransferase codes for MMIVRRLLPNDAEACRALRLEALHRHPEAFGSGHAEECFRPLSSFADRIAGGYIAGGFADGQLDAMAGLLIPTQAKSRHKGMLWGVYARENRRGSGLADAVMTALLAHAAEHVEQIHLSVAATNERAIGFYERLGFEPYGTEPRALKVDGVYIDELLMVKFMR; via the coding sequence ATGATGATTGTCAGGCGGCTCCTCCCGAATGATGCAGAGGCGTGCCGCGCGCTTCGCCTCGAAGCCCTGCACCGGCATCCGGAGGCGTTCGGATCGGGCCATGCCGAGGAGTGCTTCCGCCCCCTCTCCAGCTTTGCGGACAGGATCGCAGGGGGATACATCGCCGGCGGCTTCGCCGACGGGCAGTTGGACGCCATGGCCGGGTTGCTGATTCCCACACAGGCCAAGTCACGGCACAAGGGCATGCTTTGGGGCGTCTATGCCCGCGAGAACCGGCGGGGCAGCGGTCTGGCCGATGCGGTCATGACCGCCCTGCTCGCCCATGCGGCGGAGCATGTCGAACAGATCCATCTCTCCGTCGCAGCGACCAACGAACGGGCCATCGGCTTTTACGAACGCCTGGGCTTCGAGCCGTACGGAACGGAGCCGCGGGCGCTGAAGGTGGACGGTGTCTACATCGACGAGCTTCTGATGGTGAAGTTCATGCGTTGA
- a CDS encoding glycosyltransferase family 9 protein → MSKRQLRILVIKLGAFGDFFLAQTAFAAIRRHHAGDRLTLLTLPSLAPLARMSGLFDEVLEDPRERSLSAYLAIRRMLRAHRFDRVYDLQAQTRTDLYHRLLFPGPWPEWSGTAHGASHPDRYEGRRKVPVRDRYVRQLAPFGIVPDETPDLSWLDADISEFGLPERFALLVPGSSPGRPDKRWPVRRYAEVAAALAERGIVPAVIGTGIERDLARGIADTCPQAVDLTDRTSVPELGGLARRAWGAVGNDTGPTHLIAAVGCPTVVVFSDASNPIHSTGPRVLIHHRPDFNDIDSAGVVEALDRARELGGS, encoded by the coding sequence ATGAGCAAGCGCCAGCTCCGTATCCTGGTCATCAAGCTGGGCGCCTTCGGCGACTTCTTCCTGGCCCAGACAGCCTTCGCCGCCATCCGCCGCCACCATGCCGGCGACCGGCTGACGCTGCTGACTTTGCCCTCGCTGGCCCCGCTCGCCCGGATGAGCGGCCTGTTCGACGAGGTGCTGGAGGACCCGCGCGAGCGGTCGCTGTCCGCCTATCTGGCGATCCGCAGGATGCTGCGCGCCCACCGGTTCGACCGCGTTTACGACCTCCAGGCGCAGACCCGCACCGACCTCTATCACCGGCTGCTGTTCCCCGGCCCCTGGCCGGAATGGTCGGGCACCGCCCATGGCGCCTCGCATCCCGACCGCTACGAAGGCCGGCGCAAGGTGCCGGTGCGCGACCGTTATGTCCGCCAGCTCGCCCCGTTCGGCATCGTGCCGGACGAGACGCCGGACCTGTCCTGGCTCGACGCCGACATCTCCGAATTCGGCCTTCCGGAGCGCTTCGCCCTGCTGGTTCCCGGCTCCTCGCCCGGACGGCCCGACAAGCGCTGGCCGGTCCGCCGCTATGCCGAGGTGGCGGCGGCGCTGGCCGAGCGCGGCATCGTTCCGGCGGTGATCGGCACCGGCATCGAGCGCGACCTCGCCCGTGGCATCGCCGACACCTGCCCACAGGCGGTCGACCTCACCGACCGCACCAGCGTGCCGGAACTGGGCGGGCTGGCGCGCCGGGCCTGGGGCGCGGTCGGCAACGACACCGGCCCGACCCACCTGATCGCCGCGGTCGGCTGTCCCACCGTGGTGGTGTTCTCCGACGCCTCCAACCCGATCCACAGCACCGGCCCGCGCGTGCTGATCCACCACCGCCCCGATTTCAACGACATCGACAGCGCCGGCGTCGTCGAGGCGCTGGACCGCGCGCGGGAGTTGGGAGGCTCCTAA
- a CDS encoding O-antigen ligase yields the protein MPVDSLDAPASRPAPPPSAPAGGVDAVLRGLAGIAALALGPLAALAPRGLPVWAILILILSLAGLARRGALGRILRLTPAVAAVGAFLLLALASTLWSPSDRSLATVLEIGYIALGALTGGAWIAGLPTADARRLAGLFLAGGLAGGLLFAVEAAMDFPLNRWWNAVPDDQLPNLLNGNVPKRTAALLCLLVWPAALAVDRFGRRALAPLVPVGYALACLPLTSRSAMLGIAAGLATLAAARVSARWTRRLFAAVVTAAFLLVLPAALLFSGPLDLDHSSLLFRSAQHRVEIWGHAADRALRTPVFGQGIDASRSLPPEGAVSEFSPIGDSLLPLHPHNAFLQVWLETGAVGAALALAVLLMLLAATTRLERRDHPFALALFATAMAMGSTAYGIWQPWWMAGFLSAALMLRLATHIGGRIGAGTGEKTR from the coding sequence ATGCCCGTCGACTCCCTGGACGCCCCCGCGTCGCGCCCCGCCCCCCCACCCTCCGCCCCCGCCGGCGGTGTCGATGCCGTGTTGCGCGGACTGGCCGGGATCGCTGCCCTGGCACTGGGGCCGCTGGCAGCCCTGGCGCCGCGCGGGCTGCCCGTCTGGGCCATCCTCATTCTCATTCTGTCGCTGGCGGGCCTGGCCCGGCGCGGCGCCCTCGGGCGCATCCTGCGGCTGACCCCGGCGGTCGCCGCCGTCGGCGCCTTCCTTCTGCTGGCCCTGGCCTCCACCCTGTGGAGCCCGTCGGACCGCTCGCTCGCGACGGTGCTGGAGATCGGCTACATCGCGCTCGGCGCGCTGACCGGCGGCGCCTGGATCGCCGGGCTGCCGACGGCCGACGCGCGGCGGCTGGCCGGGCTCTTCCTGGCCGGCGGGCTGGCCGGTGGATTGCTGTTCGCTGTGGAGGCGGCGATGGACTTCCCGCTGAACCGCTGGTGGAACGCCGTCCCCGACGACCAGCTGCCCAACCTGCTGAACGGCAATGTGCCGAAACGGACGGCGGCGCTGCTCTGCCTGCTGGTCTGGCCAGCCGCCCTGGCGGTGGACCGCTTCGGGCGCAGGGCTCTGGCCCCGCTGGTGCCGGTCGGCTATGCGCTGGCCTGCCTGCCGCTGACCAGCCGGTCGGCCATGCTGGGTATCGCCGCCGGGCTCGCCACACTGGCCGCCGCCCGCGTATCGGCCCGTTGGACCCGCAGGCTGTTCGCCGCCGTGGTGACCGCCGCCTTCCTGCTGGTGCTGCCGGCCGCCCTGCTGTTCTCCGGCCCGCTCGACCTCGACCATTCCAGCCTGCTTTTCCGCTCCGCCCAGCACCGGGTGGAGATCTGGGGTCATGCGGCGGACCGCGCCCTGCGCACGCCGGTATTCGGCCAGGGCATCGACGCCTCGCGCTCGCTGCCGCCGGAAGGGGCGGTGTCGGAGTTCTCGCCGATCGGCGACAGCCTGCTGCCGCTGCATCCCCACAACGCCTTCCTGCAGGTCTGGCTGGAAACCGGAGCGGTGGGTGCCGCGCTGGCGCTGGCTGTCCTGCTGATGCTGCTGGCCGCCACCACCCGGCTGGAGCGCCGCGACCACCCCTTTGCGCTTGCCCTGTTCGCCACGGCGATGGCGATGGGCAGCACCGCCTACGGCATCTGGCAGCCCTGGTGGATGGCAGGCTTCCTGTCGGCCGCGCTGATGCTGCGGCTGGCGACGCATATCGGGGGCCGCATCGGGGCCGGTACCGGGGAAAAGACACGATGA